A genomic region of Alkalibacter saccharofermentans DSM 14828 contains the following coding sequences:
- the srtB gene encoding class B sortase, whose protein sequence is MKLLRLISIAVFILSLSMIFVGLRDSSLNQKQNEQIRDMARSHNDQTIEDIRDEKILEMKSIKVPKVEIGSKFISLLEINKDVIGWISIENTRVDYPVVLGFDNEHYLDHDFYGKKSRAGTIFMDFRNRSEKKHLILYGHNMRDGSMFKDLIKYKKESFFYDNPIIQFDFLSRNERWEIFSAYVTDTNFYYIETSFKNNAEFTSFIDEIKGKSKYKTDIYPEANDQILTLSTCTYDFSDARFVIHARKIN, encoded by the coding sequence GTGAAACTATTAAGATTAATATCCATTGCAGTTTTTATATTGTCACTTTCTATGATATTTGTAGGACTTAGAGATAGCAGCTTAAACCAAAAACAAAACGAACAGATAAGAGATATGGCACGAAGCCACAATGATCAAACAATCGAAGATATCCGAGATGAAAAAATTTTGGAGATGAAATCAATTAAAGTTCCCAAAGTAGAGATAGGATCAAAATTCATATCTCTGCTGGAAATCAACAAAGACGTCATTGGATGGATATCCATTGAAAATACCCGTGTAGATTATCCCGTTGTGCTCGGATTCGACAACGAACATTATCTAGACCATGATTTTTATGGAAAAAAATCAAGAGCTGGCACTATATTTATGGATTTCAGAAACAGATCCGAAAAAAAACACTTGATCCTTTACGGACATAACATGCGTGATGGGAGCATGTTCAAGGATCTGATAAAATATAAAAAAGAGAGTTTTTTTTATGACAACCCAATTATTCAATTCGATTTTTTAAGCCGAAATGAGAGATGGGAGATATTCTCTGCTTATGTAACTGACACAAATTTTTATTACATAGAGACCAGCTTTAAAAACAACGCTGAATTCACTTCTTTTATTGATGAAATCAAAGGTAAATCCAAATACAAAACAGATATATATCCCGAAGCTAACGACCAGATATTAACACTTTCCACCTGCACCTATGACTTTTCAGATGCCAGATTTGTTATTCATGCCAGAAAAATAAATTGA
- a CDS encoding fasciclin domain-containing protein: MKRKVIAVLMILLLVAFSSTAFAADETIVEIAAGNEDFSTLVAALQKAELVDTLSGEGPFTVFAPTNDAFAKLLNELGIEAEDLLNHPQLSDVLLYHVVSGSVMSTDLEEGMTPETLLGETIEVSLTDGVKINDSTVTTADVEATNGVIHIIDTVLVPDSFVLEVEEDAEEDAEEETTVPQTGDIGALPYLLTAALGATGIVAFRKKSKK, encoded by the coding sequence ATGAAAAGAAAAGTAATTGCTGTACTGATGATTTTGCTATTGGTAGCTTTTTCATCAACTGCATTTGCGGCAGATGAGACAATTGTCGAGATTGCTGCAGGGAATGAAGATTTTAGCACTTTAGTGGCAGCTCTGCAAAAAGCAGAATTGGTAGATACATTATCAGGTGAAGGACCTTTTACAGTTTTTGCGCCTACTAATGATGCTTTTGCCAAGCTTTTAAATGAGTTGGGTATAGAAGCTGAAGATTTATTAAATCATCCACAGCTTTCTGATGTACTTCTATACCATGTTGTCAGTGGCTCTGTAATGTCAACTGATTTGGAAGAAGGAATGACTCCTGAGACGCTGTTGGGCGAAACAATTGAAGTTTCTTTGACCGACGGAGTGAAAATCAATGACTCAACAGTAACTACAGCAGATGTAGAGGCTACTAACGGCGTAATACACATTATAGATACTGTGTTAGTCCCAGATAGCTTCGTATTGGAAGTTGAAGAAGATGCTGAAGAAGATGCTGAAGAAGAAACAACAGTGCCACAAACCGGAGATATTGGAGCATTGCCGTATCTATTGACAGCGGCTTTGGGAGCTACTGGCATAGTAGCATTTAGGAAAAAGTCTAAAAAATAA